A stretch of the Candidatus Jettenia sp. AMX2 genome encodes the following:
- a CDS encoding inorganic phosphate transporter, with product MTWSILILLAVVFVAYTNGANDNFKGVTTLFGSGTTDYRKALGWATVTTFAGSVTAFFFAAKLINTFSGKGIVPDTLIAAPEFLLAVALGASVTILVATLTGIPISTTHSLTGALAGSGIVAVGTDLGFTTLGKSFFTSLASSPFIALALTAAVYVIFQFCKRLLHVSKTTCVCVGEKVIPVAATCQVNGQALAMPQVKSLEVFVDEKKACQAKIVERYEGRVLGIDAQQILDVFHFLSAGAVSFARGLNDTPKIVAMIVAAGVLNLKINIWLVAIVMAIGGIISAKKVAETMSLRITGMSHGQGFTANFITALLVIFASAIGVPVSTTHVSCGALFGIGLVNGKANWKIIGGIVSAWVLTLPVAALISGGLYYGLSLL from the coding sequence ATGACCTGGTCAATTTTAATACTATTGGCTGTAGTATTTGTTGCTTATACCAATGGCGCCAATGATAATTTTAAGGGTGTGACGACCCTGTTTGGAAGCGGGACAACGGATTACCGGAAAGCATTGGGATGGGCTACGGTTACAACTTTTGCCGGATCGGTAACGGCGTTTTTCTTTGCGGCAAAGCTGATCAATACCTTTAGTGGTAAAGGTATTGTTCCTGACACCCTGATTGCCGCACCGGAATTCCTGCTGGCTGTTGCCCTTGGTGCAAGTGTTACAATTTTAGTGGCGACATTGACAGGCATTCCAATTTCAACAACCCACAGCTTGACTGGTGCTCTTGCCGGATCCGGTATCGTGGCTGTCGGTACCGATTTAGGTTTTACTACCTTGGGTAAGAGCTTTTTTACGTCGCTGGCGTCGAGTCCTTTCATTGCCCTCGCCTTAACCGCTGCGGTTTATGTGATCTTTCAGTTTTGCAAACGGCTGTTGCATGTGAGCAAAACCACTTGTGTTTGCGTTGGAGAAAAGGTGATCCCGGTCGCAGCCACCTGTCAGGTTAACGGGCAAGCACTTGCGATGCCACAGGTGAAGTCACTGGAGGTCTTTGTGGATGAAAAGAAAGCGTGTCAGGCGAAGATCGTTGAGCGCTATGAAGGCAGGGTTTTGGGAATCGATGCCCAGCAGATTTTAGACGTCTTTCATTTTCTAAGCGCTGGTGCGGTCAGTTTTGCCCGCGGATTGAATGATACGCCAAAGATTGTGGCCATGATTGTAGCTGCCGGCGTTCTAAACCTGAAAATAAATATATGGCTGGTTGCGATTGTTATGGCAATAGGCGGTATTATCAGTGCAAAGAAGGTCGCCGAAACCATGTCACTCAGGATCACCGGCATGAGCCATGGGCAGGGGTTCACGGCAAATTTCATTACCGCTTTGTTGGTCATCTTTGCATCGGCAATCGGCGTTCCGGTTTCGACTACGCATGTCTCCTGCGGTGCTTTGTTTGGTATCGGGCTGGTTAACGGGAAGGCGAACTGGAAGATTATTGGCGGGATTGTTTCTGCGTGGGTTTTGACTTTGCCGGTAGCGGCACTCATATCGGGAGGGCTTTATTATGGGCTTTCTTTGTTATAA
- the arsS gene encoding arsenosugar biosynthesis radical SAM protein ArsS (Some members of this family are selenoproteins.), producing the protein MDRFKLKLTEHGMGLHKRNVETLQINVGRKCNLMCMHCHVEAGPARATENMGRETAEAVVRFMKVPGITTVDITGGAPELNPNFQYLVLEARAKNLRVIDRCNLTVFYEEGMSGIPDFLARNQVEIVASLPCYLEQNVDNQRGKGTFRKSIEALKWLNELGYGKKRELVLHLVYNPVGPYLPPSQQKLENDYKLKLYDDFGIVFNQLYTITNAPIARYAKYLQALHHYDAYAELLVNSFNLSAVEGLMCVNTISVGWDGRVYDCDFNQMLGMAMYNGRTLSIADLTMTDIENREVLTGGHCFACTAGAGSSCRGALQ; encoded by the coding sequence ATGGACCGGTTTAAATTAAAATTAACGGAACACGGCATGGGTTTGCATAAGCGTAACGTAGAAACCCTCCAAATAAATGTCGGAAGAAAATGCAACCTTATGTGCATGCATTGCCACGTTGAAGCGGGTCCTGCAAGGGCAACGGAAAATATGGGGCGTGAAACGGCTGAGGCTGTTGTCAGGTTTATGAAGGTACCGGGCATTACAACAGTCGATATCACCGGTGGTGCGCCGGAACTTAATCCGAATTTTCAATATCTGGTTCTTGAAGCAAGAGCTAAAAACCTGCGCGTTATTGACCGCTGTAATTTAACCGTTTTTTACGAAGAGGGGATGTCAGGCATCCCGGATTTTCTTGCCCGCAACCAGGTGGAGATTGTGGCTTCGCTTCCCTGTTATCTTGAGCAGAATGTCGATAACCAAAGGGGAAAAGGCACCTTCCGGAAATCAATCGAAGCGTTAAAGTGGTTGAATGAGCTGGGATACGGAAAGAAAAGGGAATTGGTTCTCCATCTTGTGTATAATCCTGTTGGCCCGTATTTGCCGCCGTCCCAGCAAAAACTGGAAAACGACTATAAGCTGAAACTCTATGATGATTTTGGCATTGTATTTAATCAGTTGTATACCATAACCAACGCGCCAATTGCCCGTTATGCCAAATATCTTCAGGCGCTTCATCACTATGATGCGTATGCTGAACTTCTGGTGAACAGTTTTAATCTCTCTGCTGTTGAAGGGTTAATGTGCGTGAATACCATAAGTGTGGGATGGGACGGGAGGGTCTACGACTGCGATTTCAATCAGATGCTGGGAATGGCGATGTACAATGGAAGAACGCTTTCCATTGCTGACCTCACCATGACGGATATTGAAAACCGGGAAGTATTGACCGGAGGCCACTGCTTTGCCTGTACGGCAGGGGCAGGATCCAGTTGCCGGGGCGCTTTACAATGA
- a CDS encoding Slp family lipoprotein has translation MVTGDGSAGRFLVLIDQYLDVAIYRSGRLVTVAGEIQEPRTMPAGERKNLSFHSCHRNTSMTGCQTAVLSPPDLFPSSFPQA, from the coding sequence ATGGTAACAGGAGATGGATCTGCAGGAAGATTCCTTGTGCTTATTGATCAATACCTGGATGTGGCTATTTACAGAAGTGGCCGTCTGGTAACTGTTGCAGGAGAAATTCAGGAACCAAGGACAATGCCGGCAGGAGAGAGAAAGAACCTTTCTTTTCATTCGTGCCACCGAAATACATCTATGACCGGTTGTCAGACGGCAGTACTCTCCCCGCCGGACTTATTTCCGTCCTCCTTTCCACAGGCATAG
- a CDS encoding FAD/NAD(P)-binding oxidoreductase, with translation MGIRHHQIVIVGGGTAGITVASTLFRKDRSLDIAVIEPSEKHYYQPGLTFVGAGLFTIPAIERNESDCIPSHAQWIKNAAVKLLPDQNKVVVKSGGEIQYDYLVLCPGIQINWYTIPGLKESLGKNGVCSNYSPSYAPYTFECIKNFTGGTAIFTQPNTPLKCGGAAQKVMYLACDYFRRKGLLNKSDIRFTTAAGEIFGIKAFADTLTGVLYRYGIKTFWHHNLKEIRQDTQEAVFDLSEEGISVHEVTMKYDMIHVTPPMSAPDFIRESPLANHAGWIDLDKDTLQHKRYTNIFGLGDASGTPNAKTAAAIRKQAPVVVNNLLHIMKQGGVSGLKKYNGYSSCPIATGYGKLLLTEFDYDKKPTPTFPLDPSKERFSMWLLKRYFLPWFYWNRMLKGKP, from the coding sequence ATGGGGATCAGACATCATCAAATCGTAATTGTTGGAGGAGGAACAGCAGGTATCACGGTTGCTTCAACTCTTTTCAGGAAAGACAGAAGTTTAGACATCGCTGTCATTGAACCTTCCGAAAAACACTACTATCAACCGGGGCTGACTTTTGTTGGGGCCGGACTATTCACCATACCGGCAATAGAAAGAAATGAAAGTGATTGTATTCCTTCACATGCACAGTGGATAAAAAATGCCGCAGTTAAACTTCTACCTGATCAAAACAAGGTAGTAGTAAAATCCGGCGGGGAGATTCAATATGATTATCTGGTCCTCTGTCCCGGCATCCAGATCAACTGGTATACAATTCCCGGATTAAAGGAATCCTTGGGCAAAAACGGTGTTTGCAGCAATTACAGTCCATCTTATGCCCCTTATACATTTGAGTGTATAAAGAACTTTACTGGTGGAACTGCCATTTTTACACAGCCTAATACCCCATTGAAGTGCGGGGGAGCTGCACAAAAGGTCATGTATTTAGCCTGCGATTATTTTAGAAGAAAAGGGCTATTAAACAAATCAGACATAAGGTTTACCACGGCTGCCGGTGAAATATTTGGAATAAAGGCTTTTGCTGATACTCTTACAGGAGTTTTGTACCGGTATGGTATAAAGACATTCTGGCATCATAATCTGAAAGAAATCAGGCAAGACACACAGGAAGCAGTCTTTGACCTGTCAGAAGAAGGAATATCTGTACATGAAGTGACCATGAAATATGATATGATTCATGTCACACCCCCCATGTCAGCGCCGGACTTCATAAGGGAAAGTCCCCTTGCAAATCACGCAGGATGGATCGATTTAGACAAAGATACATTGCAGCATAAACGATATACGAACATATTCGGATTGGGGGACGCATCAGGCACACCGAATGCTAAAACAGCAGCAGCGATCAGGAAGCAGGCACCTGTTGTGGTAAATAATTTATTACATATCATGAAACAAGGCGGCGTTTCCGGTCTGAAAAAATATAACGGTTATAGTTCCTGCCCGATAGCAACCGGATACGGGAAATTACTCCTGACAGAATTTGATTATGATAAAAAGCCCACCCCTACCTTTCCACTTGACCCATCAAAGGAGAGGTTCAGCATGTGGCTTCTCAAGAGATATTTTTTACCATGGTTTTACTGGAACAGGATGTTGAAAGGAAAACCTTAA
- a CDS encoding Fur family transcriptional regulator, with the protein MQTYHTSKNRDEKLKSFYECCRKAGLKITPQRIAVYKSLITSSSHPTAEKVFHNVRKEMSNISLDTVNRTLLTLVEIGVAFIVEGSGQPRRFDGGMEAHQHFRCLKCGKIIDFHYKPYDNIRVPVQLRQIKVIRKTVCLEGYCTDCNESI; encoded by the coding sequence ATGCAAACATATCATACCTCCAAAAACAGGGATGAAAAGTTAAAAAGTTTTTATGAATGCTGCCGTAAGGCCGGGCTGAAGATTACTCCCCAGCGAATAGCTGTTTATAAATCGCTGATTACCAGTAGCTCGCACCCAACCGCAGAAAAGGTTTTCCACAATGTGCGAAAGGAGATGTCTAATATTTCACTGGATACAGTCAACCGGACGCTTCTGACATTGGTTGAAATCGGAGTAGCTTTTATTGTGGAAGGCAGCGGCCAGCCGCGACGATTTGACGGCGGGATGGAGGCGCATCAGCATTTTCGTTGCCTTAAATGTGGCAAGATTATTGACTTTCATTATAAACCTTACGACAATATCAGAGTGCCGGTGCAACTCCGGCAGATTAAGGTAATCAGGAAGACCGTCTGTCTGGAAGGATATTGCACGGACTGTAATGAATCTATTTGA
- a CDS encoding rubrerythrin family protein translates to MSVKGTKTEKNILTAFCGESQARNRYTYFSKQAKNEGYEQIAAIFAETADQEKEHAKRLFKFLEGGEVEISAAFPAGVIGTTEQNLEEAANGENYETTEMYPGFAKIAESEGLKDVAVVFRSIAVAEARHRDRYIALRKNIQSGSVFVREKPVRWVCRNCGYVHESKEALKNCPACAHPQAHFEIDAVNY, encoded by the coding sequence ATGTCAGTAAAAGGCACAAAGACGGAAAAGAATATTTTGACGGCATTCTGTGGAGAATCGCAGGCACGGAACCGATACACCTACTTTTCCAAACAGGCAAAAAATGAAGGCTACGAGCAGATTGCTGCAATTTTTGCCGAGACGGCCGATCAGGAAAAAGAGCATGCAAAGCGGTTGTTTAAGTTCCTTGAAGGCGGTGAGGTTGAGATTTCTGCGGCATTTCCCGCCGGTGTGATTGGCACGACAGAGCAGAATCTTGAAGAGGCTGCTAACGGCGAAAATTATGAAACTACCGAAATGTATCCGGGTTTTGCTAAAATTGCAGAAAGTGAAGGATTGAAAGATGTTGCGGTTGTCTTTCGCAGTATTGCCGTTGCCGAGGCCCGTCACCGGGACCGCTACATTGCATTACGTAAGAATATTCAGTCCGGCAGTGTTTTTGTACGCGAGAAACCTGTCCGCTGGGTCTGCCGTAACTGTGGTTATGTGCATGAAAGCAAGGAGGCCCTCAAGAATTGCCCTGCCTGTGCCCATCCGCAGGCTCATTTTGAAATTGATGCGGTTAATTATTAA
- a CDS encoding ferritin produces MINKKMEKALNGQINVETYSAYLYWSMSAAFEYMNLPGFANWMRIQAQEEMTHAVKFFRHIVERGGRIMLTAVEGPPVEWKGVEDVFLDVQKHEEKVTGLINDLMDMALAEKDHAAAMFLQWFVTEQVEEEAMVHEILGKLKVAGTASASLYLLDKEMAQRVFVPPAAQNVQG; encoded by the coding sequence ATGATAAACAAGAAGATGGAAAAGGCTTTGAATGGGCAAATTAACGTGGAAACCTACTCGGCTTATTTGTACTGGTCGATGTCAGCAGCGTTTGAATATATGAATTTGCCGGGATTTGCCAATTGGATGCGGATTCAGGCACAGGAAGAGATGACGCATGCCGTGAAATTCTTCCGCCACATTGTGGAGCGGGGTGGCAGGATAATGCTTACCGCTGTTGAAGGCCCTCCGGTTGAGTGGAAGGGTGTAGAGGATGTATTTCTGGATGTGCAAAAACATGAGGAGAAAGTAACCGGCCTGATTAATGACCTGATGGATATGGCCCTTGCGGAAAAAGATCATGCGGCTGCAATGTTTTTGCAGTGGTTTGTAACCGAGCAGGTTGAAGAAGAAGCCATGGTGCACGAGATCCTTGGTAAACTGAAAGTTGCCGGAACGGCATCGGCATCGTTGTATCTGCTTGACAAGGAAATGGCGCAGCGTGTGTTCGTGCCGCCGGCTGCCCAGAACGTTCAGGGGTAG
- a CDS encoding 3'-5' exonuclease — protein sequence MYNKKKKSKHIYFEGNINSYIYADEGTSLYDVLNLFNGKRMLIKDKLIREMKDPQELEEYIKKTEDIQLKMMVEIVEKYGNEIPYLIKAIKDKHVENNEKEKAEMIFSTVHRCKGMEYDNVHIVNDFITEEKLKSDLKAEERSQSKLHEEINLLYVAVTRTKYRISIPETLMPGYLPPSSQIHIIPSPGKKEANVTWQ from the coding sequence ATATATAACAAAAAAAAGAAGTCAAAACACATCTACTTTGAAGGTAATATAAACTCATATATCTATGCAGACGAAGGCACTTCACTCTATGATGTATTAAATCTTTTCAACGGGAAACGAATGTTGATAAAAGACAAACTTATCAGGGAAATGAAGGACCCTCAGGAGCTGGAAGAATATATTAAAAAAACCGAAGATATTCAGCTTAAGATGATGGTTGAAATCGTTGAAAAATACGGCAATGAAATTCCATATCTCATAAAAGCAATTAAAGATAAACACGTTGAAAATAACGAAAAAGAAAAGGCTGAAATGATTTTCTCTACCGTACATCGTTGTAAGGGAATGGAATATGACAACGTTCACATTGTGAACGACTTTATCACGGAAGAGAAATTAAAGAGTGATCTGAAAGCGGAAGAACGAAGCCAGTCGAAATTACACGAAGAAATAAATCTTCTTTATGTTGCCGTTACCCGGACAAAATACCGGATATCCATACCTGAAACCCTGATGCCAGGGTATCTTCCGCCTTCTTCTCAAATTCACATCATACCATCGCCGGGCAAGAAGGAAGCAAATGTCACCTGGCAATAA